Proteins from a single region of Chloroherpeton thalassium ATCC 35110:
- a CDS encoding exodeoxyribonuclease III codes for MRNFRSDNFGRCLIFTVSTWNINGIRARKDSLVDWLASNKPDILFLQEIKADIAKIPPVFSELPDYDAFWNDSTFKGGYSGTGILVKKSLKESLGNPIFSIPEFDAENRIVEAAFKQTVLIGIYTPRGEKDDHYELKLQMLEQLTLRAQGLMQNGADVLICGDFNVAHTEKDVHSSQNKPNATGLRPKERAAIDRLLSAGLIDITRALYPDNSELFTWWPYWKGAREKNLGWRIDCFYVSPQLATRTRKVEVDTEEKSSDHSPVTLVLDFPI; via the coding sequence GTGAGGAATTTTCGTTCTGACAACTTTGGGAGGTGTCTTATTTTCACAGTTAGCACATGGAATATTAACGGCATTCGCGCACGAAAAGATAGCTTGGTGGATTGGCTTGCTTCCAACAAGCCAGACATTTTATTTCTTCAAGAAATTAAGGCTGATATCGCGAAAATTCCGCCGGTGTTCTCCGAGTTGCCTGACTATGACGCCTTCTGGAATGACTCTACTTTTAAAGGCGGTTACAGCGGAACTGGCATTTTGGTTAAAAAGTCATTAAAAGAATCGCTGGGAAATCCGATCTTTTCCATACCTGAGTTTGATGCAGAAAACCGCATTGTAGAAGCGGCTTTTAAGCAAACCGTTTTGATTGGCATCTATACGCCGCGCGGCGAAAAAGATGACCATTACGAGTTGAAACTCCAAATGCTTGAGCAATTAACCTTGCGTGCGCAGGGCTTGATGCAAAATGGCGCCGACGTGTTGATTTGCGGTGATTTTAATGTAGCACACACCGAAAAGGACGTGCACTCCTCGCAAAATAAACCCAACGCAACCGGCTTGCGCCCAAAAGAACGCGCAGCTATCGACCGATTGCTTTCGGCTGGCCTGATTGACATCACGCGCGCACTTTATCCTGACAACAGCGAGCTTTTTACCTGGTGGCCTTATTGGAAAGGCGCTCGGGAAAAAAACTTAGGCTGGCGAATCGATTGCTTCTACGTGTCGCCGCAACTGGCCACACGCACAAGAAAAGTGGAAGTCGATACCGAAGAGAAAAGTTCAGACCATTCCCCCGTGACACTGGTTCTCGACTTTCCTATATAA
- a CDS encoding B12-binding domain-containing radical SAM protein: protein MSKSNGSSLNGHSVESMYIETEENLSLAKTWSKDPDAYAHIYERLQPPESIRPLRILLIVPKGKKEDDSSQRALFLMAVGVLVSITPKQHHVEIADELFDDTLNYGGNYDLVGITTRTMNVNRAYEIADEFRKHGKKVVLGGVHVSFNYQEAKPHADCVVIGEAEHLWETLLQDVANGELKPFYNSRHFPPVLEAPTLDYQRIFNASKRGKVDTTKSIPIYLTRGCPHTCNFCVTPNFIGRLYRIQSAETVRQQIEDAKKAFFKHYGTNKKPWFMLTDENLGVNKKKLLEVLKVVKECNINYSTFISIHFLEDEETVRHLAESGCVMALVGFESVNQERLALYNKKGEVQKYSKIVEHCRKAGLNVQGNFLVNPELDDYHDMDATETFIKENHIMMPIYSLITPYPGTELYKEYKTKGLIVDEDWDKYTATNLVVRCTKFDPLEYQIKFTEHYLAFYSWKTIFKRVWNNPHKLINLVTSVMFRKNLQEQLEKIKAGKIRPVQSIQEAEAKNKIATSTTQKEGIKEEA from the coding sequence ATGAGCAAATCAAATGGCTCATCGTTGAATGGGCATTCTGTTGAATCAATGTACATTGAAACGGAAGAAAACCTTTCTCTGGCTAAGACCTGGAGCAAAGACCCCGACGCTTATGCTCATATCTATGAACGCTTGCAGCCGCCTGAATCGATTCGTCCTTTAAGGATTTTGCTAATCGTTCCAAAAGGCAAAAAAGAGGATGACTCCAGCCAGCGTGCACTATTTTTGATGGCGGTTGGTGTGCTGGTTAGCATTACCCCAAAGCAGCACCATGTGGAAATCGCCGACGAACTCTTTGACGACACGCTCAACTACGGCGGCAATTACGACTTGGTCGGCATCACAACCCGCACCATGAACGTCAATCGCGCGTATGAAATCGCTGATGAGTTTCGCAAGCATGGAAAAAAAGTGGTTTTAGGCGGCGTGCATGTTTCGTTTAACTATCAGGAAGCCAAGCCTCACGCGGACTGCGTGGTCATCGGTGAAGCCGAACATCTTTGGGAAACACTTTTGCAGGATGTTGCCAACGGCGAACTCAAACCGTTCTACAATTCCCGACATTTTCCGCCAGTTCTTGAAGCGCCAACGCTCGATTATCAGCGTATTTTTAACGCCAGCAAGCGAGGCAAAGTTGATACCACAAAATCCATCCCGATCTATTTAACGCGCGGCTGCCCTCACACATGCAACTTTTGCGTGACGCCAAACTTCATCGGCAGGCTTTATCGGATTCAATCGGCAGAAACCGTTCGCCAGCAAATTGAAGATGCGAAGAAAGCTTTCTTCAAACACTACGGCACGAATAAAAAGCCTTGGTTCATGCTGACGGACGAAAATCTCGGCGTCAATAAAAAGAAGCTTTTGGAAGTGCTGAAGGTCGTCAAAGAATGCAATATTAATTATAGCACGTTTATCAGCATTCATTTTCTTGAAGATGAAGAAACCGTTCGGCATTTGGCCGAATCGGGTTGTGTGATGGCGCTCGTCGGCTTCGAATCGGTCAACCAAGAGCGTTTAGCGCTTTACAACAAAAAAGGCGAAGTTCAAAAGTATTCGAAAATTGTGGAGCATTGCCGCAAAGCTGGCCTGAATGTTCAAGGCAACTTCCTTGTAAACCCAGAACTCGATGATTATCACGACATGGACGCAACGGAGACATTTATCAAAGAAAATCACATTATGATGCCGATTTATTCTTTGATTACGCCGTATCCAGGAACCGAGCTTTATAAGGAATACAAGACCAAAGGCTTGATCGTGGATGAAGATTGGGACAAATACACAGCCACAAACCTTGTCGTACGCTGCACGAAGTTCGATCCACTAGAATACCAGATTAAATTCACAGAACATTACCTGGCGTTTTATTCGTGGAAAACCATCTTCAAGCGCGTTTGGAACAATCCGCACAAGTTGATTAACTTGGTCACCAGCGTGATGTTTAGAAAAAACTTGCAAGAGCAGCTTGAAAAAATCAAAGCGGGAAAAATTCGTCCTGTTCAAAGCATTCAAGAAGCGGAAGCGAAAAATAAAATTGCCACTTCAACAACTCAGAAGGAAGGCATCAAAGAGGAAGCTTAG
- a CDS encoding TonB-dependent receptor yields MKKIVWLIIGLCWFSEAVFADTHGKSTIKGVVTDAETSEPLPGATVMIQETMLGAASDLDGYYEIQRVPSGSFVIRISAIGYKNIKKRISIGDGETLELNFSLKQGSVTGSEVVVSASRYEQNKVETPITTSVISEEAIVALPTPQLDHTLETVPGVDMVRSGGYGSSTVQIRGSNTYSGGGLGTRVLMLYDGFPLNSPDAGSLYWSMLSMNAIERIEVVKGNASSLYGMGAMGGVISATAALPKEFTFKARFQNGFYDKPASNETNTSVYPGGSTPYFYSAEIQHGNKINNLRYNLVYSHSDDDGYRQSAQMESDDIKIKARYDLNGSNYLQLTSMLTFVTGGIPYPWQNRYNALAADAQNYTFDDDVKDNSVQLIGLTHVATLSNSASLESKLYFNRSYWLIKYYPEKNSAFDKTNATGEVIDNYQRYLAGDRRPYDPDDPSTYNDSDARRYGGSIQFNLFSGGHRIVAGTDFRYDDVTSTIYKNNSGYGVGIFAQDDFQASDKIRISFGARFDVDHIDRTSITYKNYLDQTGIDENYQSIYSYKTESIKYKTLWQFSPRVAATYLLDEETSIRASLGRSMRAPTLAERFVTDAGFFKGIPNGELDAERMTGAEIGMFKSFSRYFSFDISAYWNEYQDLIESENVNPDAVSTDIGSVIFQFRNVSRARIIGLELSLTSQPIETLHLQFGYNYMNAKDVSSDSDRRLGGNLNPEDGKDWLSYRPEHTFNFNTTYHIGNVILNYSGRFVSEIKSVRMYANEEGTDYPGGFFVMNAGAKYDVMDGVVLTAAVRNLGNVQYEELEHYRAPGRSFHFGVEYQY; encoded by the coding sequence ATGAAAAAAATAGTCTGGTTGATCATCGGGTTGTGTTGGTTTTCCGAAGCAGTGTTTGCTGATACACATGGAAAATCAACTATTAAAGGTGTTGTTACCGATGCGGAAACATCTGAGCCTCTGCCCGGCGCTACGGTCATGATTCAAGAAACCATGCTCGGTGCTGCTTCCGACTTGGATGGGTATTATGAAATTCAACGTGTTCCGTCAGGCTCATTTGTAATAAGAATTTCGGCTATCGGCTACAAGAACATAAAAAAACGCATTTCAATTGGGGATGGAGAAACGCTTGAACTCAATTTTAGCCTAAAGCAGGGTAGCGTAACGGGTTCAGAAGTTGTTGTTTCGGCTTCACGCTACGAGCAAAATAAAGTAGAAACTCCCATCACCACAAGCGTTATCTCTGAAGAAGCCATAGTTGCCCTTCCCACGCCACAATTGGATCATACGCTTGAAACCGTTCCTGGCGTTGATATGGTGCGTTCAGGTGGCTACGGTTCAAGCACGGTGCAAATTCGTGGTTCAAATACTTATTCTGGCGGTGGCCTCGGCACGCGCGTCTTAATGCTTTACGACGGGTTTCCGTTGAACTCTCCTGATGCTGGTTCGCTGTATTGGTCTATGCTCTCCATGAACGCCATTGAACGAATAGAAGTCGTTAAAGGCAATGCGTCCTCGCTTTATGGTATGGGGGCTATGGGGGGCGTCATTAGTGCAACGGCAGCATTGCCAAAAGAATTTACCTTCAAAGCCCGTTTTCAAAACGGTTTTTACGATAAGCCTGCTTCTAATGAAACCAACACATCAGTTTATCCCGGAGGTTCTACGCCTTACTTTTACAGTGCGGAAATTCAGCATGGTAATAAAATCAACAATCTTCGCTATAACTTAGTGTATTCCCATTCCGACGACGATGGCTATCGCCAATCGGCGCAAATGGAAAGTGACGATATTAAAATAAAAGCCCGCTATGACTTGAACGGCAGCAATTATTTGCAGCTTACAAGCATGTTGACCTTTGTCACTGGAGGGATTCCATATCCTTGGCAAAACCGCTACAACGCACTTGCAGCCGATGCCCAAAATTATACATTTGATGATGATGTTAAGGATAACTCAGTGCAACTCATCGGTCTCACGCATGTGGCGACCTTAAGCAATTCTGCAAGTCTGGAATCAAAGCTCTATTTTAATCGCTCCTATTGGTTGATTAAGTATTATCCGGAAAAAAATTCTGCATTTGATAAAACAAACGCTACCGGAGAGGTCATAGATAATTACCAGCGTTATCTTGCCGGTGATAGACGCCCGTATGACCCGGACGACCCATCAACGTACAATGATTCAGATGCAAGACGCTACGGAGGCAGCATCCAATTCAATTTATTTTCAGGTGGGCACAGAATTGTAGCGGGAACAGATTTTCGTTATGACGATGTTACTTCTACGATCTATAAAAATAATTCGGGCTATGGCGTGGGAATTTTCGCACAAGATGATTTTCAGGCAAGCGACAAAATCCGCATTAGCTTTGGGGCCCGCTTCGATGTTGACCATATCGACCGCACCTCAATTACCTACAAAAATTATTTAGACCAAACAGGTATAGACGAGAATTACCAATCGATTTATTCCTATAAAACAGAATCCATAAAATACAAAACGCTTTGGCAATTTAGCCCACGTGTTGCAGCAACCTATCTTTTAGATGAAGAAACTTCTATTCGAGCTTCACTTGGCCGAAGCATGAGAGCGCCGACACTTGCCGAACGCTTTGTAACCGACGCTGGATTTTTTAAGGGAATTCCGAACGGAGAACTCGACGCCGAACGCATGACCGGTGCGGAAATCGGCATGTTCAAGAGTTTTTCTCGATATTTTTCCTTTGATATTTCTGCCTACTGGAACGAGTATCAAGATTTGATTGAGTCGGAAAATGTCAATCCAGATGCCGTTTCCACTGATATTGGCTCGGTAATTTTCCAATTTCGAAATGTTTCCAGAGCCCGCATTATTGGGCTTGAACTCAGCCTAACGAGCCAACCGATAGAGACACTACATTTGCAGTTCGGCTATAATTATATGAATGCAAAAGATGTGTCCAGCGATAGTGACCGGCGACTTGGTGGTAATCTGAATCCTGAAGATGGCAAAGATTGGTTGTCGTACCGACCGGAGCATACTTTTAATTTTAATACAACCTACCACATCGGCAACGTCATCCTGAATTATTCGGGCAGGTTCGTTAGCGAAATTAAGTCCGTCAGAATGTACGCCAACGAAGAAGGCACGGACTATCCAGGCGGCTTTTTTGTCATGAATGCAGGTGCAAAGTATGATGTAATGGATGGGGTCGTTTTAACCGCCGCTGTACGCAATTTAGGCAACGTCCAATATGAAGAGCTTGAGCATTACCGTGCGCCAGGGAGGAGTTTCCATTTTGGAGTTGAATATCAATATTAA
- the bchH gene encoding magnesium chelatase subunit H, whose product MSEKKKIVAILGMDQYNRRVWKDVRQMLGDAAELTEWSDLDLEQQNEELATALQSADCLFLTLIQFKPQADWLKECLEKSSVETIFAYESMPEVMAMTKVGDYNPAGDGSGMPDIVKKVAKMLVKGRDEDALYGYMKLLKIMRTMLPLIPNKAKDFKHWMQVYSYWLHPTGENLANMFRLILREYFGANLKVESVVEVPTMGFYHPEAPDYFKDASHYNKWQKKRSNDPKNSSRVGLLFFRKHLLQERAYIDAAILELEKAGLYVLPVFVMGVEGHVAVREWFPKENIDLLINMMGFGLIGGPAGSTTPGTSAEARDEIFSKIDVPYIVAQPLFIQDMDSWRLHGVTPLQSAMLYSMPEMDGAISPVVLGAGKDGRITPTKDRMQRLAQIAVRWTSLRKKPNSEKKLGFVVYDYPPGLGRKSSAALLDVPKSLLAMLHRLKSEGYHVGDIPETADELYNMLDKATDFQTQFNAPDAICVTHDEFRNMTTEGEREKINARWDSFPGDIAPAAEDKVYIGGLTFGNIYIGVQPRLGIQGDPMRLLFDKENTPHHQYISFYRWLSRKFMADGIIHVGMHGTAEWMPGLQLGLTQDCWPDALLGEVPQVYIYPVNNPSEANIAKRRGYATMISHAVPPLSRAGLYKELPALKDMIADYRERGLDKSDDAEIQEAVLEKVAQLNLSDDCPYKEGEPFQDYVSRLYVYLMDLENRLISSEMHVFGKSTPVEEQVTTITEMLKLRGENLSLPSIILSTYPEGKKYSGYAELASLARKGDKNAIALREKIDQACKEFVEQCIFANNDPRSVFGKLTSGASISEEMAKSLNEGLRAGRETVEGMKDNSGEMDALVRVLNGRYLPAGPGGDLIRDGANILPTGRNIHSIDPWRIPSEVANSRGAQIAESIIERHLAENDHEFPETVAQVLWGLDTIKTKGESIGIVIRLMGARPGYDAQGKISHYELIPLSELGRPRIDVLMQVSSIFRDNFGNLMNLLDRLVKDAAKADEPHDMNFIKKHVDEALAEGKSFESATSRIFTQAQGMYGSSIDEMVEDSAWESEEDLDSVFVRRTSYAYGGNRNGALETDVLKGLLGTVDRVVQQVDSAEFGVSDIDRYFSSSGSLQLSARLHNKKGKTVKLNYVESFTADVKVDDVEKTLRVEYRSKLLNPKWYENMLAQGHSGATEISNRFTYMLGWDAVSKSVDDWVYKEAAETYAFDPNIRERLAKANPEAMKNIVGRMLEASGRGMWQADQDTIDKLQEIYADLEDRLEGIEHAM is encoded by the coding sequence ATGAGCGAGAAGAAAAAAATTGTAGCCATTTTAGGCATGGATCAGTACAACCGTAGGGTTTGGAAAGATGTCCGTCAAATGCTCGGCGACGCCGCCGAACTGACGGAATGGTCCGACCTTGACCTCGAACAACAAAATGAGGAACTTGCAACGGCGCTTCAATCAGCCGATTGCCTTTTTCTGACGCTGATTCAGTTCAAGCCTCAGGCAGACTGGCTCAAAGAATGCCTCGAGAAATCGTCGGTCGAAACCATCTTTGCCTACGAATCGATGCCAGAAGTGATGGCCATGACAAAAGTCGGCGATTACAACCCAGCCGGCGACGGCAGCGGTATGCCCGACATCGTCAAGAAGGTTGCCAAGATGCTTGTTAAAGGACGCGATGAAGATGCGCTGTATGGCTACATGAAGTTGCTAAAAATCATGCGTACCATGTTGCCTTTGATTCCGAACAAGGCAAAAGATTTCAAGCATTGGATGCAGGTCTACTCTTACTGGCTTCATCCGACGGGTGAAAACCTCGCCAACATGTTCCGCTTAATTTTGCGTGAATATTTTGGCGCAAACCTCAAAGTGGAATCGGTGGTTGAAGTCCCAACTATGGGCTTTTATCATCCTGAAGCGCCAGACTATTTCAAAGATGCAAGCCATTACAACAAATGGCAGAAGAAAAGATCAAACGATCCGAAAAATTCTTCTCGCGTCGGATTGCTTTTCTTCCGCAAACACTTGCTTCAAGAGCGCGCCTACATCGATGCTGCCATTTTGGAATTGGAAAAAGCCGGGCTTTATGTTTTGCCGGTGTTCGTCATGGGTGTGGAAGGGCATGTCGCCGTTCGCGAATGGTTCCCGAAAGAGAACATCGACTTGCTCATTAACATGATGGGCTTCGGCTTAATCGGCGGCCCTGCTGGTTCAACCACGCCGGGCACTTCCGCAGAAGCTCGCGATGAAATCTTCTCGAAAATTGACGTGCCGTACATTGTGGCACAGCCGCTTTTCATCCAAGATATGGATTCTTGGCGTTTGCACGGTGTCACACCGCTCCAGTCCGCCATGCTTTATTCCATGCCGGAAATGGACGGCGCAATTTCTCCGGTGGTGCTTGGCGCCGGTAAAGACGGGCGCATCACACCGACCAAAGACCGTATGCAGCGTTTGGCGCAAATCGCGGTTCGCTGGACATCGCTTCGCAAAAAGCCGAACAGCGAAAAGAAACTCGGCTTTGTCGTTTATGACTATCCTCCTGGCTTGGGCAGAAAATCAAGCGCGGCGCTGCTCGATGTGCCGAAAAGCTTGCTTGCCATGCTTCATCGCCTGAAATCGGAAGGCTATCATGTCGGCGACATTCCCGAAACTGCTGACGAGCTTTATAACATGTTGGATAAAGCAACCGATTTCCAAACGCAGTTCAACGCGCCGGATGCCATTTGCGTGACCCACGATGAATTCCGCAACATGACGACGGAAGGCGAGCGCGAAAAAATCAACGCGCGTTGGGATTCCTTCCCGGGCGACATCGCGCCGGCTGCTGAGGACAAAGTCTACATCGGCGGCTTGACTTTCGGAAATATCTATATCGGTGTGCAACCGCGTCTCGGCATTCAAGGCGACCCGATGCGCCTGTTGTTTGACAAAGAAAACACACCGCACCATCAATATATCTCGTTCTATCGCTGGCTCAGCCGCAAGTTTATGGCCGACGGCATCATCCATGTCGGTATGCACGGCACAGCGGAATGGATGCCAGGTTTGCAGCTCGGCTTAACGCAAGATTGCTGGCCGGATGCGCTGCTCGGCGAAGTCCCACAGGTTTATATTTATCCGGTCAATAACCCGAGCGAGGCGAACATCGCCAAGCGTCGCGGCTATGCAACCATGATTTCGCACGCCGTGCCGCCGCTTTCACGCGCTGGACTTTACAAAGAATTGCCCGCGCTCAAAGACATGATCGCCGATTATCGCGAACGCGGTTTGGACAAATCCGACGATGCAGAAATCCAGGAAGCCGTTTTGGAAAAAGTCGCCCAACTCAATCTTTCCGACGATTGCCCATATAAAGAAGGCGAGCCGTTCCAAGATTATGTCAGCCGACTTTATGTCTATTTGATGGATTTGGAAAATCGTTTGATTAGCAGCGAAATGCACGTGTTCGGCAAATCCACGCCGGTTGAAGAGCAGGTCACGACGATTACCGAAATGCTCAAGCTTCGTGGCGAAAATCTCTCGTTGCCGTCCATCATTTTAAGTACTTATCCCGAAGGCAAAAAATATAGCGGCTATGCTGAATTGGCATCGCTTGCGCGTAAGGGCGACAAAAACGCGATCGCTCTCCGCGAAAAAATTGATCAAGCCTGCAAAGAATTTGTTGAGCAGTGCATTTTCGCCAACAACGATCCGCGTAGCGTCTTTGGCAAATTGACAAGCGGCGCAAGCATTTCCGAAGAGATGGCCAAATCGCTGAACGAAGGCCTCCGAGCCGGACGCGAAACGGTTGAAGGCATGAAAGACAATTCGGGTGAAATGGACGCGCTCGTTCGTGTGTTGAACGGTCGTTATTTGCCGGCAGGCCCGGGCGGCGACCTCATCCGCGACGGGGCAAACATTTTGCCGACCGGTCGCAACATTCACTCGATTGACCCGTGGCGCATTCCGTCGGAAGTCGCCAACTCGCGCGGTGCGCAAATCGCCGAGTCCATCATCGAGCGCCACTTGGCCGAAAACGACCACGAGTTTCCCGAAACCGTCGCACAGGTTTTGTGGGGTCTCGACACCATCAAAACCAAAGGGGAATCTATCGGTATCGTCATTCGCTTGATGGGTGCAAGACCGGGCTACGATGCGCAAGGCAAAATCAGCCATTACGAACTCATTCCGCTTTCGGAACTTGGCCGCCCGCGTATCGATGTGCTCATGCAGGTTAGCTCGATTTTCCGCGACAACTTCGGCAACCTGATGAACCTCTTAGACCGCTTGGTCAAAGACGCCGCCAAAGCCGACGAACCGCATGACATGAACTTCATCAAAAAACACGTGGATGAAGCGCTTGCCGAAGGCAAATCGTTTGAAAGCGCGACCTCGCGTATCTTCACGCAGGCGCAAGGCATGTATGGCAGCTCGATTGACGAAATGGTTGAAGATTCCGCGTGGGAATCTGAGGAAGACTTGGACAGCGTTTTCGTTCGCCGCACCAGCTATGCGTATGGCGGAAACCGCAACGGTGCGCTTGAAACCGACGTGCTCAAAGGCTTGCTCGGCACGGTTGACCGTGTTGTCCAACAGGTTGACTCGGCGGAGTTCGGCGTTTCCGACATCGACCGCTACTTCTCGTCGTCGGGATCGTTGCAGCTTTCGGCTCGCTTGCACAACAAGAAGGGCAAAACGGTAAAGCTCAACTATGTGGAATCCTTCACCGCCGACGTGAAAGTCGACGATGTGGAAAAAACGCTGCGTGTGGAATATCGTTCCAAATTGCTCAATCCGAAGTGGTACGAAAACATGCTGGCGCAAGGCCACAGCGGCGCAACGGAAATTAGCAACCGCTTCACCTACATGCTCGGTTGGGACGCCGTTAGCAAGAGCGTTGACGATTGGGTATATAAAGAAGCGGCTGAAACCTACGCGTTTGACCCAAACATTCGCGAGCGACTTGCAAAAGCCAATCCAGAAGCGATGAAAAACATCGTAGGCCGAATGCTCGAAGCCAGCGGACGCGGCATGTGGCAAGCCGACCAAGACACCATCGATAAGCTTCAAGAAATCTACGCTGACCTTGAAGATCGTCTCGAAGGCATCGAACACGCCATGTAA
- a CDS encoding DUF169 domain-containing protein yields MELNININREGTPRMTPKELSDSLCQIESLERKPVAITFIQRLADIPEGVKRFGSDAPEGEAKSMLCAMWGDAFYGAGPFYTVKSQQLCGGGAMGAGFGSTMPIEMAEKFMIGDNKIFGTMDALKNALKATLPFEDGEFEAQLISPLEKMNDDALSPDLVFIICKPAQGQRILRAYGFDTGELIRGVAGSSTCEMISSFVYKTNEPTFTLGDVGGNAGLPLNDDEVLVVFPYRKLEQAVKNLNRICRVSSMYKHTLYHEKGES; encoded by the coding sequence TTGGAGTTGAATATCAATATTAATCGTGAAGGAACACCGCGCATGACACCGAAAGAGCTTTCCGATTCGCTTTGCCAAATAGAATCGCTTGAGCGCAAGCCCGTTGCAATCACATTCATCCAGCGGCTTGCGGATATTCCCGAAGGCGTGAAGCGCTTCGGGAGCGATGCGCCAGAAGGCGAGGCAAAATCTATGCTTTGCGCCATGTGGGGCGATGCGTTTTACGGTGCGGGGCCGTTCTACACGGTCAAATCGCAACAGCTTTGCGGCGGTGGCGCCATGGGCGCTGGCTTCGGCAGCACCATGCCGATCGAAATGGCCGAAAAGTTTATGATTGGCGATAACAAAATTTTCGGTACGATGGACGCCTTGAAAAATGCGTTGAAAGCCACCTTGCCATTCGAAGACGGCGAATTCGAGGCGCAACTCATTTCACCGCTTGAGAAAATGAACGACGACGCCCTTTCGCCCGATTTGGTTTTTATTATTTGCAAACCTGCCCAAGGACAGCGAATTTTGCGAGCCTACGGTTTTGACACGGGCGAGCTAATTCGTGGTGTTGCCGGCAGTTCAACCTGCGAGATGATTTCAAGTTTTGTTTATAAAACGAACGAGCCGACTTTTACGCTCGGCGATGTCGGCGGAAATGCCGGCTTGCCGCTGAACGACGATGAAGTTCTGGTGGTTTTTCCTTACAGAAAACTGGAGCAGGCCGTGAAAAATTTGAACCGAATCTGCCGGGTTTCGAGCATGTATAAGCACACGCTTTACCACGAAAAAGGGGAATCTTAA